Proteins from a genomic interval of Plasmodium reichenowi strain SY57 chromosome 13, whole genome shotgun sequence:
- a CDS encoding hypothetical protein (conserved Plasmodium protein, unknown function) — protein MCEKSQKSENSPEQNGDNVELFRKKNIEVTCITNNTTKKYIKKKTNKHHLYNNKEKHINNEESKILSVQKKQKQKKNKKNVYIFDYIKYYERVRKWKEKRYGYDYEKKKTITRQEKELPHHTKNHHQKKKNKIVQRNDINKNITIDKNYIGSNDQIITCAEGYKDVVNCVEQYKHVEKNNKNENKIYQHSYNINNEHYLNNYTPHIKPPNRNNNNNNNNNNMRGAPIINNIYNNLNNIDILKSSETILLQDQNKINFSNKTIISSFQDMESFQNLNCEDDEDKYNDMDIIPMSNDTHIHHPLMINNLTHFCNKYNFVSLKNKMIFYPYNYENNKYKRFSFPYFRFRSIGRNGTIEKTKSDEYKKNKEKKKSKDMDYFKNQYDEKHFDLKKTFVNNYLDENKIKEYHKKKTNLLKKKFIKTSIYKERIDIKKLENNFFQNNSIEYRDNINTPTLQIVNNYGSKDLNMEHINNPTYNNLKHVQHIQQKINKDNNIYKMEHLNKMNDSYNYTHTYHHNKNDNLINNAGNYTYECITPTFIISKNKNKKIKNIKKIKNIKNIKKIKKIKNKISNNNNNYYYYNKVNRNIYINKKKTSQYFKNFKFKGKNLKYRSYNKIFKNVNLDIHKYKRNIYEHKKNKNNKKTNNKIKRLSTTPSIFPLKNKKKYNFSYDIYKQVDLQNNLLNINKHKKLLHIDEKDVTKNFDIFLCLFMKYEKNESQLLALIHDEDLTKYSYFYQTYIRPILDSYKKCKWEKIKNSNINEQRKKERNYYTNYNNITLNKIVLQIFIPSIKKNYLKYLNILYYKNTNILDIHTSEELLKEIIKIDKQINNTRRKSHENNTNCVSLISNNNYEKKIKLIPKPQWANKYNLKVLLKRQEHFNPFTIFGTSVKEVNLEEIFTLDVYNNYITNDDRYKNKILYELYVGNYIHNLYEKITYDEWNDVLDILKKHWNNFITLECNMILDPLLLEEILWYIDNNKMYKDKSKDMYTYENCFCPTPDPKKEINFNDFKNFSKSMSNKYTFQKINKFKKYSLNEESIYKDDHLLFKYDDVYSRSGVSSNPKKKKKKKSNNHNNIREYDTIDNNYTYNINCNNFTNNKHTLEKQNMLLHIPRPSSAIYYDINFFQNKVKKNIFTKKSKCENTSYWNMLHYNNYSLRRSKSKKWISQNYFDNFFSNYYLYNFGTIEGTYNYTI, from the coding sequence ATGTGCGAAAAAAGCCAAAAGAGCGAAAATTCACCTGAACAAAATGGAGATAATGTAGAACTGTTCaggaagaaaaatatagaagTAACATGTATTACAAATAatacaacaaaaaaatatataaaaaagaaaacgAATAAACATcatttgtataataataaagaaaaacatataaataatgaagagagtaaaatattatctgttcaaaagaaacaaaaacaaaaaaaaaacaaaaaaaatgtatacatattcgactatataaaatattatgagAGAGTAAGGAAATGGAAGGAAAAAAGGTATGGATATGAttatgaaaagaaaaaaacaataacAAGACAAGAAAAAGAGTTACCACATCATACAAAAAATCATCAtcaaaaaaagaaaaacaaaatagTACAAAgaaatgatataaataaaaatataactatcgataaaaattatataggATCAAATGATCAAATTATTACATGTGCAGAAGGTTACAAGGACGTTGTAAATTGTGTGGAGCAATACAAACAtgttgaaaaaaataataaaaatgaaaataaaatatatcaacatagttataatattaataatgaacATTATCTGAATAATTACACACCACATATAAAACCACcaaatagaaataataataataataataataataataatatgagAGGCGCACccattataaataatatatataataatttgaataatatagatattttaaaatCTAGCGAaactatattattacaagatcaaaataaaataaacttTTCAAATAAAACAATTATAAGTAGTTTTCAAGATATGGAATCGTTTCAAAATTTAAATTGTGAAGACGATgaagataaatataatgatatggATATTATTCCTATGTCGAATGACACACATATACATCATCCATTGATGATAAATAACTTAACacatttttgtaataaatataattttgtttcgttaaaaaacaaaatgattttttatccatataattatgagaataataaatacaaacGATTTAGTTTTCCATATTTTAGGTTTAGATCCATAGGTAGAAATGGGACAAttgaaaaaacaaaaagtgatgaatataaaaaaaataaagagaaaaaaaaaagtaaagaTATGGATTACTTTAAAAACcaatatgatgaaaaacactttgatttaaaaaagacgtttgttaataattatttggacgaaaataaaatcaaggaatatcataaaaagaaaactaatttattaaaaaaaaaatttattaaaacaaGTATTTATAAGGAACGaatagatataaaaaaattagaaaataatttttttcaaaataacTCTATTGAATATCgagataatataaatacacCTACATTACAAAttgtaaataattatgGTTCGAAGGATCTAAATATGGAGCATATCAATAATCCTACCTACAATAATTTAAAACATGTACAACATATCcaacaaaaaataaataaagataataatatatataaaatggaacatttaaacaaaatgaatgattcatataattacaCTCATACGTACcatcataataaaaatgataatttaataaacaATGCAGGAAATTATACTTATGAATGTATTACCCCCACTTTTATTATCTcaaagaataaaaataaaaaaataaaaaatataaaaaaaataaaaaatataaaaaatataaaaaaaatcaaaaaaataaaaaataaaatcagtaataataataataattattattattataacaaagttaacagaaatatatatataaataaaaaaaaaacgtcacaatattttaaaaattttaaattcaAAGGAAAAAACTTAAAATATAGGtcttataataaaatattcaaaaatgTTAACCTAGatattcataaatataaaagaaatatatatgaacataaaaagaacaaaaataataaaaagacaaataacaaaattaaGCGTTTGTCTACAACACCATCTATTTTCccattaaaaaataaaaagaaatataatttttcttatgACATATACAAACAAGTAgatttacaaaataatcttttaaatattaataaacataaaaaattactacatattgatgaaaaagatgttacaaaaaattttgatattttcttatgtctttttatgaaatatgaaaaaaatgaatcTCAACTTTTAGCATTAATACATGATGAAGATTTGACAAAATATTCCTATTTTTATCAAACATACATCAGACCAATATTAGAtagttataaaaaatgtaaatgggaaaaaataaaaaattcaaatataaatgaacaaagaaaaaaggaaagaaattattatacaaattataataatatcacCCTAAACAAAATAGTTCTTCAAATTTTTATTCCTtcaattaaaaaaaattatctcaaatatttaaatatattatattataaaaataccAACATATTAGATATACACACATCtgaagaattattaaaagaaattataaaaatagataaacaaataaataatacaagGAGAAAATCTCATGAGAATAATACAAATTGTGTATCGCTTAtatctaataataattatgaaaaaaaaataaaattaataccCAAACCTCAGTGGGctaataaatataatttaaaggtattattaaaaaggCAAGAGCACTTTAATCCTTTTACGATATTTGGAACAAGTGTAAAAGAAGTCAACTTAGaagaaatatttacattagatgtatacaataattatataactAATGATGatagatataaaaataaaatattatatgaattatatgttggtaattatatacataatttgtatgaaaaaataacGTATGATGAATGGAATGATGTTTTAGATATTCTTAAAAAACACTggaataattttattactCTAGAATGTAATATGATATTAGATCCTTTATTATTAGAAGAAATTTTATGGtatattgataataataaaatgtataagGATAAAAGTAAAGATATGTATACTTATGAAAATTGTTTTTGTCCAACTCCTGATccaaaaaaagaaataaattttaatgatTTTAAGAATTTTTCAAAATCTATGTcgaataaatatacatttcaaaaaataaacaaatttaAGAAATATTCCTTAAATGAAGAATCCATATATAAAGATGATCATTTgctttttaaatatgatgaTGTGTATTCAAGGTCGGGTGTATCATCTaatccaaaaaaaaaaaagaaaaaaaaaagcaataatcataataatattagaGAATATGATACGatagataataattatacgtataatataaattgtaataattttacaaataataaacacACGCTggaaaaacaaaatatgCTTCTTCATATACCTAGACCTTCAAGTGCAATATACTACgatataaattttttccAAAACAAAgttaagaaaaatatatttacaaaaaaatcCAAATGTGAAAATACTTCATATTGGAATATGttacattataataattattcattaCGTCGTTCGAAATCAAAAAAATGGATATCtcaaaattattttgacaattttttttccaatTATTATCTCTACAATTTTGGAACAATTGAAGGAACATATAATTACaccatataa
- a CDS encoding RNA lariat debranching enzyme, putative translates to MFIAVVGCTHGELDLIYSTLEKIEEENKIKVDLLICCGDFQSVRYNVDNECLNVPAKYKKEQNDFVDYFIGKKKAKILTIFVGGNHEAMNVLKQLYYGGWVAPNIYYLGYSNVHNINNFRICSLSGIYKKYSFFKKYYESYPYTDITKVSAYHIRKYEIEKLKLLKNNVDIVVTHDWPNNIEKHGDVHDLLRRKYHFQSDVYNNTLGNPHTEILLNKLKPYFWFASHLHVKYSALYIHNDQKQYTRFLSLDKAQEYKHFIQILNIVKKKDSSIHLNFDHVPKVLLPEPGSKMDFQKDAQPNHDLENCPNTKTNSFNNNDDHKDDHNDDSINLDYDHEKALYELDRNMQLDQEKNVDKNVDKNVDKSGDKNVCNKDASLEDKNQHNNNNNNNNDDDDDDVDIQAHTLTNVADQNNNSVPTNLKENEEVSLNDQNENKDEESSQDENISDEKKKKFYLCYDIEWLAILKANHHLISASCDKDYNLETLTYPTKEDFDFVENKLKELDNKITIKGKDYYCVNGYNTPNYKNLQEQRQLFLKRFELEELSIYTESELNFFAEEMKTLEKMNTDIHNEEDKNECSIEA, encoded by the coding sequence ATGTTTATTGCTGTTGTGGGTTGTACTCACGGAGAATTAGATTTAATATACTCGACTCTCGAAAAAatagaagaagaaaataaaataaaggTTGACCTTTTAATTTGTTGTGGTGATTTTCAAAGTGTACGATATAATGTTGATAATGAGTGTTTGAATGTTCCTGcgaaatataaaaaagaacaGAATGATTTCGTAGATTATTTTATAGGCAAAAAGAAGGCGAAGATCTTAACTATATTTGTAGGAGGAAACCATGAGGCCATGAATGTTTTGAAACAGTTGTATTATGGTGGGTGGGTTGCTcctaatatatattatttagGATACTCTAatgttcataatattaataatttcaGAATATGTAGTTTAAGCggtatatataaaaaatatagtttttttaaaaaatattatgaatcCTATCCTTATACAGATATTACAAAGGTTAGCGCATATcatataagaaaatatgaaatagaaaaattaaaattattaaaaaataacgTTGATATTGTTGTAACACATGATTGGccaaataatattgaaaaaCATGGAGATGTACATGACTTAttaagaagaaaatatcATTTTCAATCTGAcgtatataataatacattagGTAATCCTCATAcagaaatattattaaataaattaaaacCTTATTTCTGGTTTGCATCACATTTACATGTAAAATATTCGGCGTTGTATATCCATAATGATCAGAAACAATATACCAGATTTCTTTCTCTAGATAAGGCTCAAgaatataaacattttatacaaattttaaatattgttaaaaaaaaagattcTTCTATACATTTAAATTTTGATCATGTTCCTAAGGTGTTGTTACCAGAACCAGGTAGCAAAATGGACTTTCAAAAAGATGCACAGCCTAATCATGATTTGGAGAATTGTCCTAATACCAAAACAAATTCATTCaacaataatgatgatCATAAGGATGATCATAATGATGATTCTATTAATTTAGATTATGATCATGAAAAGGCGTTATACGAACTAGACAGAAATATGCAACTGGATCAGGAAAAAAATGTCGACAAAAATGTTGACAAAAATGTTGACAAAAGTGGAGATAAAAATGTGTGCAATAAAGATGCATCATTAGAAGATAAAAAtcaacataataataataataataataataatgatgatgatgatgatgatgtAGATATACAAGCTCATACATTAACAAACGTTGCtgatcaaaataataactCTGTTCCGAcaaatttaaaagaaaatgagGAAGTATCTTTAAATGATCAAAATGAGAATAAAGATGAAGAATCTAGCCaagatgaaaatatatcagatgaaaaaaaaaaaaaattttatttatgttatgATATAGAATGGCTAGCTATACTAAAAGCAAATCATCACCTCATTTCTGCCTCATGTGATAAGGATTATAATTTAGAAACACTAACATATCCAACAAAAGAAGATTTCGATTTTGTAGAAAATAAACTTAAAGAGttagataataaaataacaataaaagGTAAAGATTATTATTGTGTAAATGGTTATAATACGCCAAACTATAAAAACCTCCAAGAACAAAGACAGTTATTTTTAAAACGTTTCGAATTAGAGGAGTTAAGTATATACACAGAGTCAGAGTTGAATTTTTTTGCTGAAGAAATGAAAACATTggaaaaaatgaatacTGATATTCATAATGAGGAGGATAAGAATGAATGTAGTATAGAAGCATAg
- a CDS encoding ras-related protein Rab-11B, putative, protein IWDTAGQERYRSITSAHYRRSAGAILVYDITKKKTFLSISKWLEEIRQNADKDIVIMLVGNKVDLTEEDETKRKVTYEQGANFARENNLFFAEASAVSKLNVKHIFENLLQEIYNNRLKNNNRSFSNRSVATCESAIQLTKARSVIKLNEVYDNQSEDNNMNKVKCC, encoded by the exons ATATGGGATACTGCCGGCCAAGAACGATATCGAAGTATAACTAGCGCACATTATAGGAGAAGCGCAGGGGCTATATTAGTATATGATATAACTAAGAAGAAAACATTTTTAAGTATATCGAAATGGTTAGAAGAAATAAGACAAAATGCAGATAAGGATATTGTCATTATGCTTGTTGGAAATAAAGTAGATTTAACTGAAGAAGACGAAACTAAAAGGAAG GTGACATATGAACAAGGCGCAAACTTCGCAAgagaaaataatttattctTTGCAGAAGCCTCAGCTGTATCTAAATTAAATgtaaaacatatatttgaaaatttattacaagaaatatataataacagattaaaaaataataatcgAAGCTTTAGTAATAGAAGTGTAGCTACGTGCGAAAGCGCAATACAACTCACAAAAGCCCGAAGTGtcataaaattaaatgagGTATATGATAATCAGAgtgaagataataatatgaataaagTAAAATGTTGTTAG
- a CDS encoding mitochondrial pyruvate carrier protein 1, putative has product MSNVGSFFHNVKRNILSIMFWAPLANWGFVIAGCNDLKKEPVYISEKMTTVLTIYSLLFMRYALAIKPKNYLLFSCHATNTLVQSILLYKKLKYETEHPKIKIKAK; this is encoded by the exons atgtctAATGTAGGAtcattttttcataatgTTAAGAGGAATATTTTAAGTATTATGTTTTGGGCCCCCTTAGCTAATTGGGGTTTTGTTATAGCCG GGTGCAACGATTTAAAGAAAGAACCCGTTTATATATCAGAAAAAATGACGACCGTTTTAACAATATATAGTTTATTGTTTATGAGATATGCCCTCGCCATAAAAccaaaaaattatttacttttttctTGTCATGCTACTAATACGTTAGTTCAGAGCATACtattatataagaaattaaaatacGAAACGGAACAtccaaaaataaaaataaaagcAAAATAA
- a CDS encoding sodium-dependent phosphate transporter, with product MVTGPDMLWLVITSGIACFFMAFVTGANDIANTFSTSIGSKAISIKKALIVAFFFEALGASLLGGTVTDSIRSKIINFQVFYDTPEFLMLGMCCALMGATVWLAVATRAGLPVSTTHSIIGALLGFGLATGNMKSIKWEKINNIVISWLAAPILAGTCSAIAFTVLRMLILRKKNSFEIIKKMYWFLIFLITLPFSVFLIFHNPIVINTQCKMKKDGKVIVSSPCYIEDWSAAHSFYASIICIILSSVLTAIGSFVIYIIYNKRINNYNLKKKIFCEELADIEKNPQNNFCAIINSSLNSVASNETQLTQANNKTPNGTKQNQVVNSTKSNNSIILVLPGDKNVKSQQDDSKTKGTDKTGSVESHHVVHIKDNESEEKSHENMLKKNVDKVTNMNENNNNSNSNNGNINSKSNEGKGKGGGDLKNMENVIIENFDPQTEIVFSSLQIISAILGVVAQSANDTANAIGPFAAVFNTYNNGIRGKIKVQWYILLFGGLSMSLGLSIMGYRVIKTVGMKLIKITPARGFTIELISGLVVLFFSICGIPLSSTHCAVSSVIGLGLVEAKMNADNKKHARKSMDKDIIQVDKDKSFTLTEKIKYPFSFLNTSCVNLRLFRTVFLSWILTVVFSATVTAGIYSFAAYSPSYIMKMQTV from the exons ATGGTCACAGGTCCTGATATGTTATGGTTGGTTATTACGAGTGGCATAGCATGTTTTTTTATGGCCTTTGTTACTGGAGCTAACGACATAGCGAACACATTTAGTACATCTATAGGTTCAAAAGCTATTTCTATAAAAAAGGCTTTAATTGTtgcatttttttttgaagcATTAGGAGCTTCCTTATTAGGAGGTACAGTTACTGATTCCATACGTTCgaagataataaattttcaAGTTTTCTATGACACTCCAGAATTTTTAATGTTAGGAATGTGTTGTGCCCTTATGGGTGCAACGGTTTGGTTAGCTGTAGCTACAAGAGCTGGATTACCTGTATCAACAACTCATAGTATTATAGGAGCATTATTAGGTTTTGGATTAGCGACAGGTAATATGAAATCAATAAAATgggaaaaaattaataatattgtaatATCTTGGTTAGCTGCTCCAATATTAGCTGGAACCTGTTCTGCAATAGCATTTACTGTATTAAGAATGTTAATtttgagaaaaaaaaattcttttgaaataataaaaaagatgtattggtttttaatatttttaattacCTTACCATTTAGtgtttttttaatattccATAACCCAATAGTAATAAATACACAATGTAAAATGAAGAAAGATGGAAAAGTGATTGTATCATCACCATGTTATATTGAAGACTGGAGTGCTGCTCATAGTTTTTATGCGTCtattatatgtatcatattatcatcTGTATTAACAGCAATAGGTtcttttgttatatatattatatataacaaaaggataaataattacaatttgaagaaaaaaattttttgtGAAGAATTAGCTGATATAGAAAAGAACCCACAGAATAATTTCTGCGCAATTATTAACAGTAGTTTAAATTCTGTAGCATCAAATGAAACCCAGTTAACCCAAGCAAATAACAAAACACCTAATGGAACCAAGCAAAACCAAGTAGTTAATAGCACTAAGAGTAATAATAGTATTATATTAGTATTACCAGgtgataaaaatgtaaagaGTCAACAAGATGATTCCAAAACAAAAGGAACCGACAAAACAGGAAGTGTAGAATCACATCATGTGGTACATATTAAAGATAATGAAAGCGAAGAGAAATCTCATgaaaatatgttaaaaaagAATGTTGATAAGGTTACCAACATGAAcgaaaataataataacagCAACAGCAATAATGGTAACATTAATAGTAAGAGTAATGAGGGAAAAGGTAAAGGAGGAGgagatttaaaaaatatggaaaatgttattataGAAAACTTCGATCCACAAACAGAAATTGTATTTTCCTCCTTACAAATTATAAGTGCTATATTAGGTGTTGTAGCTCAAAGTGCTAACGATACAGCTAATGCTATCGGTCCATTTGCTGCTGTgtttaatacatataataatggaATTAGAGGGAAAATTAAAGTACAGTGGtatatacttttatttGGGGGTTTATCCATGTCTTTAGGTTTATCTATTATGGGATATAGAGTTATTAAAACTGTTGGTATGAAGttaattaaaataacaCCTGCTAGAGGTTTTACCATAGAACTTATTTCCGGACTtgttgttttattttttagtATATGTGGTATTCCTTTAAGTTCTACACACTGTGCAGTTTCTAGTGTTATAGGTTTAGGTCTAGTTGAGGCCAAAATGAATGcagataataaaaaacatGCAAGAAAATCTATGGACAAGGATATAATTCAAGTTGACAAGGATAAAAGTTTTACCCTAAcagaaaaaattaaatatccattttcttttcttaaTACATCTTGTGTTAATCTGAGATTATTTAGAACAGTTTTTCTTTCTTGGATACTTACTGTAGTTTTTTCag cTACTGTGACCGCAGGTATTTACTCCTTCGCAGCATATAGTCCATCTTACATAATGAAGATGCAAACTGTTTAA
- a CDS encoding 60S ribosomal protein L18, putative, with translation MVKKIDKSLNTNIHQYHIVGRAIPTAKDKNPNVYRMCIFAKNDTNAKSRFWYFMKKINKLKKSNGELLACEQIKERFPLRVKNYGVLLRYDSRTGTHNMYKEFRDTTKEGAIAQLYSEMAGRHRARASSINIIRISEISSSLVRRPHIKQLLKRRLRFPALHLPTLQKEYRKKFASKRPSTYRM, from the exons atggttaaaaaaatagataaatctttaaatacaaat ATACACCAATATCATATTGTTGGAAGAGCTATTCCTACAGCTAAGGATAAGAACCCAAATGTTTATCGCATGTGTATATTTGCTAAGAATGATACTAATGCAAAATCTCGCTTTTGgtattttatgaaaaagatTAATAAACTTAAAAAATCTAATGGAGAATTATTAGCATGTGAACAAATTAAAGAAAGGTTTCCCTTACGTGTAAAGAACTATGGTGTTTTATTAAGATATGATAGTAGAACAGGTACTcataatatgtataaagAATTTAGAGATACAACGAAAGAAGGAGCTATAGCTCAATTATATTCTGAAATGGCTGGTAGGCACAGAGCAAGAGCCTCatctattaatattataagaatCTCTGAAATAAGTTCTAGTTTAGTCAGGAGACCACATATTAAacaattattaaaaagaagaCTAAGATTTCCAGCATTGCATTTACCAACCTTACAAAAGGAATATAGAAAGAAATTTGCATCAAAAAGACCATCCACATATAGAATGTAA
- a CDS encoding 60S ribosomal protein L18-2, putative, which translates to MGIALKNVGRIKKHGRKHLVSKNPYLRLLVKLYNFLARRTNANFNKIIAKRLIMPKRYRPPLSLSKLQYHMANHPNDIAVVVGSITDDKRLFSLKQLKVCALRFTETARKRIEDAGGECLTFDQLALKYPTGKKCVLLRGPTKARTAEKHFGKAPGKPKSKARPYVRSKGRKFEKARGRRKSRAYKK; encoded by the exons atg gGTATCGCACTTAAAAATGTTGgtagaataaaaaaacatgGAAGGAAACACTTGGTTTCTAAAAACCCTTATCTAAGATTATTAGTAAAATTATACAATTTCTTAGCTAGAAGAACCAATGCTAATttcaataaaataatagCTAAAAGACTTATCATGCCCAAACGTTATAGACCCCCTTTATCTTTATCTAAATTACAATATCACATGGCCAATCACCCAAATGATATAGCCGTAGTAGTTGGATCAATAACAG ATGATAAGAGGTTGTTTAGTTTGAAACAACTTAAAGTATGTGCTTTAAGATTTACCGAAACCGCAAGAAAAAGAATTGAAGATGCCGGTGGAGAATGCTTGACATTTGATCAATTAGCTTTGAAATATCCAACGGGAAAAAAATGTGTACTTTTAAGAGGACCAACCAAAGCAAGAACTGCTGAGAAACACTTTGGAAAAGCTCCAGGTAAACCTAAATCTAAAGCAAGACCTTATGTACGTTCAAAGGGAAGAAAATTTGAAAAAGCAAGAGGAAGAAGAAAGTCAAGAGcatataagaaataa
- a CDS encoding hypothetical protein (conserved Plasmodium protein, unknown function): MANSIYDKSNSSKSAFSIKSDDKKLSKDTTLITERSVNGIITENMPPVKEKQLNEVLYNVSYNDSCKYNFPNNNIAESFMDARDTNNYENFILKKGLSENEHLYSTPNNNNNNNNNNNNNNNNSNNNINNMDNINNINPHHNNNYFNVYTLDNKMFMKKSKSNMNDPNSNITYNMINNDGIWNMKEYPSNIENYDYVDIPNLPYQTNNQLYSANNIVPPLYGRNYKIQENGDSINGYNTNEYLKHGTHLGRIKPFNALGACQLQSLCTPSYTNSNNNNNNNNNNSNSNNNMPFDHFENKTLNMSYILNDQNKEYIYPYLNKGMNEITNDYNRMSTNKFISPNYEYLMTNPRSPYYMLNNINDKKLDIFKKITLSIGTYLDDMINIMIAMLETSYKSIQTNRNKNKVNLYDLYPFYNPDQSYTRNERPTLKTGSAFLDKVNSTLDATLLEKHKNLPKILGRILIPKTQKTGSIVMDKINKILDGLLDEPISYHQYDYFSDKFEEEGKIKEAI, encoded by the coding sequence atggCCAATTCAATCTACGATAAATCTAATAGTTCCAAAAGTGCTTTTTCTATAAAGTCAGACGACAAGAAATTGTCCAAGGATACCACTCTCATTACGGAGAGAAGTGTTAATGGGATAATTACAGAAAATATGCCACCGgttaaagaaaaacaatTAAATGAAGTACTTTATAATGTTAGTTATAATGATTCATGTAAATATAACTTtccaaataataatatagcTGAATCGTTTATGGATGCGAGAGATACAAACAATTATGAAAActttatattaaaaaaaggattATCTGAAAATGAACATTTGTATAGTACCccaaataataataataataataataataataataataataataataataatagtaataacaatattaataatatggataatataaataatattaatcctcatcataataataattattttaatgtGTACACattagataataaaatgttcatgaaaaaaagtaaaagCAATATGAATGACCCCAATAgtaatattacatataatatgattaaTAACGATGGTATATGGAATATGAAAGAGTATCCTTCTAATATAGAAAACTATGATTATGTAGATATTCCCAATCTTCCATATCAAACGAATAATCAATTATATAGTGCAAACAATATTGTACCTCCTTTATATGgaagaaattataaaatacaaGAAAATGGTGATTCAATAAATGgatataatacaaatgaatatttaaaacatGGTACTCACTTAGGTAGAATTAAACCATTTAATGCTTTGGGTGCATGTCAATTACAATCTTTATGTACTCCATCTTATActaatagtaataataataataataataataataataatagtaatagtaataataatatgcCGTTTGATCATTTTGAAAATAAGACACTAAATAtgtcatatatattaaatgatcaaaataaagaatatatatatccatatttaaataaaggAATGAATGAAATAActaatgattataatagGATGAGTACgaataaatttatatcaCCAAATTATGAGTACCTTATGACAAATCCCAGATCTCCATATTATATgcttaataatataaatgataagaaattagatatatttaaaaaaattacattaTCCATAGGAACATATTTAGAtgatatgataaatatCATGATTGCTATGTTAGAAACATCATATAAATCTATTCAAACtaatagaaataaaaataaagttaacttgtatgatttatatcctttttataatcCTGATCAAAGTTATACAAGAAATGAAAGACCTACATTAAAAACAGGTAGTGCATTTCTTGACAAGGTTAATTCTACACTAGACGCTACACTGTTagaaaaacataaaaatcTTCCGAAAATTTTAGGTAGGATTCTAATTCCTAAAACTCAGAAAACGGGAAGTATAGTTATggataaaataaataaaat